A genomic segment from Bradyrhizobium diazoefficiens USDA 110 encodes:
- a CDS encoding SOS response-associated peptidase: MCGRFVITSAPAALRQLFGYVEQPNFPPRYNVAPTQPIPVVLVENGARHFRLMRWGLLPGWVKDPKGFTLLINARSETVLEKPAFKRAIRRRRGLIPADGYYEWKAVDGRKQPFFIHRADGAPLGFAAVFETWAGPNGEELDTVAIVTAAAGEDLAALHDRVPVTISPRDFERWLDVRGDEVDAILPLMIAPRIGEFAWHPVSTRVNRVANDDEQLLLPISAEEMEAELEASKPKRVARKAAAASSDDGQGSLF, encoded by the coding sequence ATGTGTGGACGCTTCGTCATAACTTCGGCCCCCGCGGCTTTGCGGCAACTGTTCGGCTATGTCGAGCAGCCGAATTTCCCGCCCCGGTACAATGTCGCCCCGACGCAACCGATTCCGGTCGTGCTGGTCGAGAACGGCGCGCGCCATTTCCGCCTGATGCGCTGGGGTCTGCTGCCGGGCTGGGTCAAGGATCCCAAAGGCTTTACGCTCCTGATCAACGCCCGCTCGGAGACGGTGCTGGAGAAGCCCGCCTTCAAACGCGCGATTCGCCGGCGGCGCGGCCTGATCCCGGCCGACGGGTACTACGAATGGAAGGCGGTGGATGGCCGCAAGCAGCCGTTCTTCATCCATCGGGCCGACGGCGCGCCGCTCGGCTTTGCCGCGGTGTTCGAGACCTGGGCCGGGCCGAACGGCGAGGAGCTCGACACGGTCGCGATCGTCACGGCGGCGGCGGGCGAGGACCTCGCCGCGCTGCATGACCGCGTGCCCGTGACCATCAGCCCGCGTGATTTCGAGCGCTGGCTCGACGTTCGCGGCGACGAGGTTGACGCGATCCTGCCGCTGATGATCGCCCCGCGCATCGGCGAATTCGCCTGGCACCCGGTCTCCACCCGCGTCAATCGCGTCGCCAATGACGACGAGCAACTGCTCTTGCCGATCAGCGCGGAGGAGATGGAGGCGGAGCTGGAGGCGTCGAAGCCGAAGAGGGTCGCGCGGAAGGCGGCGGCCGCGTCATCCGATGACGGGCAGGGGTCGTTGTTTTAG
- a CDS encoding TIGR02301 family protein, which produces MSTRFLAIFALILACASVPTRAQDVAAPFDADLQRLAEILGGLHYLRGICGSNEGNKWRSEMQALIDAETPSGERRTRMIAGFNRGYNGFQQTYRSCTPAATVAIRRYIEEGSKISRDLTARYAN; this is translated from the coding sequence ATGTCGACGCGATTTCTGGCCATTTTTGCCCTGATCCTCGCCTGCGCCTCGGTGCCCACGAGGGCCCAGGACGTGGCGGCGCCGTTTGACGCCGATTTGCAGCGGCTGGCGGAGATCCTCGGCGGCCTGCACTATCTGCGCGGCATTTGCGGGTCCAACGAGGGCAACAAATGGCGCAGCGAGATGCAGGCGCTGATCGATGCCGAAACCCCCTCCGGAGAGCGCCGCACCCGCATGATCGCCGGCTTCAACCGCGGCTATAACGGCTTCCAGCAGACCTACCGGAGCTGCACGCCGGCCGCCACCGTCGCGATCCGCCGCTACATCGAGGAAGGCTCGAAGATCTCGCGCGATCTCACGGCGCGCTACGCGAACTGA
- a CDS encoding NUDIX domain-containing protein, which yields MTISDRVRIKDVRVLSDNWTPLKSTTFEYRRANGEWQTQHRETYERDNAAAVLPYNRARRTVILVRQFRLPVFIRGYDDLLIEAAAGVLDDASPEVRIRAEAEEETGYRLHHVHKVFEAFMSPGAVTEKLHFFVAEYEPEMRVSDGGGLEHEGEDIEVLELGIDEALAMIADGRIIDAKAIMLLQYTALHLFR from the coding sequence ATGACCATTTCCGACCGCGTCCGCATCAAGGACGTTCGCGTGCTCTCGGATAACTGGACTCCCCTGAAGAGCACGACGTTCGAGTACCGGCGCGCCAACGGCGAGTGGCAGACGCAGCACCGGGAAACCTATGAGCGCGACAACGCCGCCGCCGTGCTGCCCTACAATCGCGCGCGGCGCACCGTGATCCTGGTGCGCCAGTTCCGCCTGCCGGTGTTCATCCGCGGCTACGACGATCTCCTGATCGAGGCCGCGGCCGGCGTACTGGACGATGCCTCTCCCGAGGTGCGCATCCGCGCCGAGGCCGAGGAGGAAACCGGCTATCGCCTGCACCACGTCCACAAGGTGTTCGAGGCTTTCATGAGCCCGGGCGCGGTGACCGAGAAGCTGCACTTCTTCGTCGCCGAATACGAACCGGAGATGCGCGTCAGCGACGGCGGGGGCCTCGAGCACGAGGGCGAGGACATCGAGGTGCTGGAGCTTGGCATCGACGAAGCGCTGGCGATGATCGCCGACGGACGGATCATCGACGCCAAGGCGATCATGCTGCTGCAATATACGGCGCTGCATCTGTTCAGGTAG
- a CDS encoding GNAT family acetyltransferase produces the protein MSVSLTIDAVSDADVEPVVALWQRCGLTRPWNDPHADIALARRRDNSTVLIGRESGAIVATVMVGHDGHRGWVYYVAVDPDGRKRGFGRAIMAAAEDWLRQAGIAKLQLLVRRENAQANAFYQSLGFEESTSLMFQKWLDGRASTP, from the coding sequence GTGAGCGTCTCACTTACGATCGATGCGGTCAGCGACGCCGACGTCGAGCCGGTCGTCGCGCTGTGGCAGCGCTGCGGCCTGACGCGGCCCTGGAACGACCCGCATGCCGACATCGCGCTGGCGCGGCGGCGCGACAACTCGACCGTGCTGATCGGCCGTGAGTCCGGCGCGATCGTCGCCACCGTGATGGTCGGCCATGACGGCCACCGCGGCTGGGTCTATTACGTCGCCGTCGACCCCGATGGCCGCAAGCGCGGTTTTGGCCGGGCGATTATGGCGGCGGCCGAGGACTGGCTGCGCCAGGCCGGCATCGCCAAGCTCCAGCTCCTGGTCCGCCGCGAGAACGCGCAGGCCAACGCGTTCTACCAGTCGCTGGGCTTCGAGGAATCCACCTCGTTGATGTTCCAGAAGTGGCTCGACGGCCGCGCTTCGACTCCCTAG
- a CDS encoding NUDIX hydrolase has product MSAVVQPTHPQIAVSAAIFRDGKVLLTRRARSPAKGFYSLPGGRVEFGESLHQALVREVDEETGLAIEIIGLAGWREVLPATAGAGHYLIMSFAARWAAREPVLNDELDDYRWIAPDALASLGDIKLTGGLEEVIQSAARLIEA; this is encoded by the coding sequence GTGTCTGCGGTCGTCCAGCCCACCCATCCCCAGATTGCGGTCAGCGCCGCGATTTTTCGTGATGGCAAGGTGCTTCTGACCCGCCGCGCCCGATCGCCCGCCAAGGGGTTCTATTCGCTGCCCGGCGGCCGGGTCGAGTTCGGCGAATCGCTGCACCAGGCCCTGGTGCGCGAGGTGGACGAGGAGACCGGGCTCGCCATCGAGATCATTGGCCTTGCCGGCTGGCGCGAGGTGCTGCCGGCCACGGCCGGCGCCGGCCACTACCTGATCATGTCCTTTGCCGCCCGCTGGGCGGCCCGGGAGCCGGTTTTGAACGACGAGCTCGACGACTACCGCTGGATCGCCCCCGATGCCCTGGCGAGCCTCGGCGACATCAAGCTGACCGGGGGGCTGGAGGAGGTCATTCAATCCGCCGCGCGCTTGATTGAGGCATAG
- a CDS encoding glycine reductase has protein sequence MSASRDDEFGFAPDYDSPVPYMQRTRDYYAAIGYTTPYRWAHHVEAPFQPLKKPLSQSRVTIITTAAPYDPAKGDQGPGAAYNGSAKFYQVYDGDTSKAHDLRISHIGYDRKHTSATDSGTWFPLPQLLKASAAGRIGEVAPRFFGAPTNRSHRVTLDTDAPEILARCLADKVDVAVLVPNCPVCHQTTALVARHLERNGIPTVIMGCAKDIIEHAAVPRFLFSDFPLGNSAGKPHDVTSQAQTLELALRLLETASGPQTTMQSPLRWSEDASWKLDYNNVAQLSPEELARRRAEFDKQKEIARGNRAA, from the coding sequence ATGTCCGCTTCGCGCGACGACGAATTCGGCTTTGCGCCCGACTACGACTCCCCCGTCCCCTACATGCAGCGCACCCGCGACTATTACGCGGCGATCGGCTACACCACGCCGTACCGCTGGGCACATCATGTCGAGGCGCCGTTCCAGCCGCTGAAGAAACCGCTTTCACAATCGCGCGTCACCATCATCACCACGGCTGCGCCGTACGATCCCGCCAAGGGCGACCAGGGGCCGGGCGCAGCGTACAATGGCAGCGCGAAATTCTACCAGGTCTATGACGGCGACACGTCGAAAGCGCACGATTTGCGCATCTCGCACATCGGCTACGACCGCAAGCACACCTCGGCGACCGACAGCGGCACCTGGTTTCCGCTGCCGCAGCTGTTGAAGGCATCCGCCGCGGGCCGGATCGGCGAAGTGGCTCCGCGCTTCTTCGGCGCGCCGACCAACCGCAGCCATCGCGTCACCCTCGACACCGACGCGCCGGAGATTCTGGCGCGCTGCCTTGCCGACAAGGTCGATGTCGCGGTGCTGGTGCCGAACTGCCCGGTCTGCCACCAGACCACCGCGCTGGTGGCGCGGCATCTGGAGCGGAACGGCATTCCGACCGTGATCATGGGCTGCGCCAAGGACATCATCGAGCACGCCGCCGTGCCGCGCTTCCTGTTCTCCGACTTCCCGCTCGGCAATTCCGCCGGCAAGCCGCACGACGTCACCTCGCAGGCGCAAACGCTCGAGCTCGCACTCAGGCTGCTCGAGACCGCGAGCGGTCCGCAGACGACGATGCAGTCGCCGCTGCGCTGGAGCGAGGACGCCTCCTGGAAGCTCGACTACAACAATGTCGCGCAGCTCTCGCCTGAAGAGCTGGCGCGCCGCCGCGCCGAATTCGACAAGCAGAAGGAGATCGCGCGCGGCAACCGCGCCGCCTGA
- a CDS encoding CaiB/BaiF CoA transferase family protein, with amino-acid sequence MTRPFEGVKILDFTQVLAGPYASYQLALLGADVIKVERREGEDMRRTPLSREWAERGLAPAFQAINGNKRSLTLDLQKPDAIAIVKKLAAQVDVVMENFRPGVMDKLGIGYEALSAINPKLIYCAVSGFGQTGPDRLRPGYDGKMQALSGIMAITGHPETGPTRAGFAVCDVLSGATAAFGVSSALYQRDRTGKGQLIDVSMLEATLAFLSGQIADWSVAGHRQQLSGNQAVSRRTTANLFKCGDGHILLAVNNEKQYRALMSTLGREDTLSDPRFADWFARNENEPALRAIIEEALAKKPAREWETILEDAGAPCASIWKVEEVIDHPQVKARGAIQELDTPYGRLRFAGSGFRLAHGGGKLDRMAPELGADTDAVLEELGFDAAEIAALRAREIV; translated from the coding sequence GTGACGCGACCGTTCGAGGGCGTGAAGATCCTGGATTTCACGCAAGTGCTGGCCGGCCCCTATGCGAGCTACCAGCTCGCGCTGCTGGGGGCTGACGTCATCAAGGTCGAGCGGCGCGAGGGCGAGGACATGCGCCGCACGCCGCTCAGCCGCGAATGGGCCGAGCGCGGGCTCGCGCCGGCGTTCCAGGCCATCAACGGCAACAAGCGCAGCCTGACGCTCGATTTGCAGAAGCCCGATGCAATCGCCATCGTGAAGAAGCTTGCCGCCCAGGTCGACGTCGTCATGGAGAATTTCCGGCCGGGCGTGATGGACAAGCTCGGCATCGGCTATGAGGCGCTGTCCGCGATCAATCCAAAGCTGATCTATTGCGCCGTCTCAGGCTTCGGCCAGACCGGCCCGGACCGCCTGCGGCCCGGCTATGACGGCAAGATGCAGGCGCTGTCAGGCATCATGGCGATCACCGGCCACCCTGAAACGGGGCCGACGCGCGCGGGCTTTGCGGTCTGCGACGTGCTCTCGGGCGCCACGGCCGCGTTCGGCGTGTCGAGCGCGCTATACCAGCGCGACCGCACCGGCAAGGGGCAGCTCATCGACGTCTCGATGCTGGAAGCGACGCTGGCGTTTCTCTCCGGGCAGATCGCGGACTGGTCGGTCGCCGGCCATCGCCAGCAGCTCTCGGGCAACCAGGCGGTGAGCCGCCGGACCACCGCGAATTTGTTCAAATGCGGCGACGGCCACATCCTGCTCGCCGTCAACAACGAGAAACAGTACCGCGCGCTGATGAGCACGCTCGGCCGCGAGGATACGCTGTCCGATCCGCGCTTCGCCGACTGGTTCGCGCGCAACGAGAACGAGCCGGCCCTGCGCGCCATCATCGAAGAGGCGCTCGCGAAAAAGCCGGCGCGCGAGTGGGAGACGATTCTGGAAGATGCCGGCGCGCCCTGCGCCAGCATCTGGAAGGTCGAGGAAGTGATCGATCATCCGCAAGTGAAGGCACGCGGTGCGATCCAGGAGCTGGATACGCCCTATGGTCGCCTGCGTTTTGCCGGCAGCGGATTCAGGCTCGCGCATGGCGGCGGCAAGCTGGACCGGATGGCGCCGGAGCTGGGCGCGGATACCGACGCGGTGCTCGAGGAGCTGGGCTTCGATGCGGCGGAGATCGCGGCGTTGCGGGCGCGGGAGATTGTGTGA